The uncultured Mailhella sp. genome segment CCTTCGCCGTGACTTGCGGGGTTGCCGAAGCGCCACAGCACCCTGCCTTCCGCGTCGTGACTGACGATGAACGCCTCGCAGAAGTTGCGGGAGCTTATGAGGATCTGGTCGGTCTCGGGATTGTACCGGACGCTGTTTATGTGCATCCAGTCGGAATCTCCGTAGTAGTTCTTGATGGGCAGGCGGTAGTTGATGTCGAATTCGTCCTTGCCTGTGCCGATGTGGTCCCAGGCGTGCCATGACCAGACTTCGCGTCCTTCCTTGTCCACTTCCACGATGTAGTCGGCCCACAGACCGTCGTAGGCCGGGCTGTGTCCGGTATCCTCGCCGGGCCGGGGCAGGGTTCCCGGCTTGCGGCCTTTGGCCTCGGCCTCCTCGCAGCTTTTGTGTTCCCAGGCCACGATGAGCGTGTTGCCGTTCGGCATGCGGTCGAAGGCGTGATGGCTCAGTCTGCTGTCGTCGTATATCCGGTGTTCCCACACTACGTTCCCGTCCCAGTCTATTTCCTGAAGGCCTCCGGACACCCCGCCGAAGGGTACCTTCTTTTCATAGCGTATGCCGCGCAGCAGGTTGCCGTTCGGCAGAAGTTCGGCATAGAGGCCGGGAAGTCCGGCGGTCTTCCATTCGTGTACGATGTTGCCTTCCATGTCCAGAAGATAGCTGGACGTGGACTGCATGGGAGAAATCAGCGTATAGCCGTCCAGAGCCTTTTCCTTGTCGTAGATCAGAACGCCGGTGGGAGTGGACATGGTTTCCGCGGCCTTTGCCCTGCGGGGAAAGAGCAGAAGCGCCGTGCCGAGAAAGGATGCGGCCGCGAGTGCGGAAAAAACAAGACTGCTCATGAGTGCCATCCTGCAAAAGAGTTGAAACATCTGCCTGCCTTCGCACGGAAAGATTTGTCCGCGTCGAAAGAAAGCGGGCCTAGTGTTGCAGAAATCAGGACACAGGGGAAGAGCTTTGGGGCCGTGTTTTTGTGAAGGAAACGAAAGGCGGAAGAAAAAACGTTTTTCATGCAGGCGAGCTTCTTTTGCCGTCCGATGTGTTGCGCGACACGAAAATGCAGGCGTTTCAGCAGGACTTTCCCGTGGAGCGACGGCAGGACGCAGGCGAGTGCCCGGACAGGTCGAAGAGGGCGCGGCGACAAGCTGGATCACCCTCATCGACAAAAAAGAATCATTCTCCGACGAAGAAAAAACATCCCGTCCGGGCAGGGATCCGGGCGGGATGTTTTCGCAGAAGGCCGGGCAGATCATGCCCGTTGGACAAGTTTTCGCCCGAAGGCTGCGGACAGACTCAGCGCGGCGACTTTGCGCAGTGCGGAAAGCCGAGAATGTGTCGTACGCGTTGCCCGCCGGGGAGGCGTTGCGTCCGGCTCCGGGAGAAGCCGGACGCGGGCCGGGCTTGTTTAGTAGTTGTGCATGGAGGTGGCGGCTTCGTCTTCAAATTCTTCGTCGTTGCTCTCTTCGGCATGGGTCTGGGCGGCGGTCAGCGAAGCCTTGACCATGTCGCCCTGCACGCCGGTGTTCGGATACTCGCCCTTGGCGTTGGGCAGGGAGAACAGGCTGTTGGCAGGCGGAATCACGGCCACTTCTTCGGCGTGCGTAGCCTGAGGAACCCAGTCGTAGGGCACGCGGTAGGAGCGATAGAGAATGCCCGCGTTTTCGTCGGCGTAGGGCGAGAGGTATTCCCATACCGTTTCGTAATCGCTGGTGATTTCAAAGATGCGGCTCATGTCGCCTTCCGTGATGACGGTGTTGCCGTTGGGCAGGCGCTGCGCGTAGCTGACGAAGGGGCTGAAGAACTTGAAGTCCATGTGGCCGAGCAGGCCCTTGTGATTTTTGTGCCAGTCGTATTCCCAGACGATTTCCTTGGTCACAGGATTGAATTCCACCACGCGGCTGTAGGGACGCTGCACGTTGTGGAAGCCCGAAACCGGACGATCCGGGGTGGGGGCGCCGTAGCCGCCGAGACCGCCGTTGTCGAAGAACAGGATGTTGCCTTCGCCGGGGAGTCCCCTGGGAATGATGTGAATGCCGTGTGCGCCCACGATCTGGCCTACTTTGAAGTCTTCGGTGCCGGGGGCGAAGTTCGGGCCGAGACGCCACACCACCTTGCCGGTGGCGCGTTCAATGATGAACATCATGTTGGAGTCGCGGCTGTTGACGATGATGTTGTCGGGGTTGAAGCGCCTGTCGCCGGCGTCGAACCACTTGTTCGGGCCCACGTAGCTTGCGCAGTTGATGTGCATCC includes the following:
- a CDS encoding aryl-sulfate sulfotransferase, whose protein sequence is MRFNNVSVSLLIALGLFCAAPAASQAVPTTYPTGVTFYNPEKAYNGYTILAGSACLIDMNGNLVKRWNSKDGMPNKILPGGRLMTSGETWKDGQQDKTSLVTLDFNGKQLWEFRDWQNVPAIPGQPQKDGKTPIARQHHDFQRKDTPVYFTPSAGSASSDAAETTLVLSHTNEKIARIHPSMQLVTDVLLEVDSKGKVVWTWKISDHVDELGFTDASFKAMNTFPPSDNRAAGRHGTKIKPGAGYDWMHINCASYVGPNKWFDAGDRRFNPDNIIVNSRDSNMMFIIERATGKVVWRLGPNFAPGTEDFKVGQIVGAHGIHIIPRGLPGEGNILFFDNGGLGGYGAPTPDRPVSGFHNVQRPYSRVVEFNPVTKEIVWEYDWHKNHKGLLGHMDFKFFSPFVSYAQRLPNGNTVITEGDMSRIFEITSDYETVWEYLSPYADENAGILYRSYRVPYDWVPQATHAEEVAVIPPANSLFSLPNAKGEYPNTGVQGDMVKASLTAAQTHAEESNDEEFEDEAATSMHNY
- a CDS encoding aryl-sulfate sulfotransferase, yielding MSSLVFSALAAASFLGTALLLFPRRAKAAETMSTPTGVLIYDKEKALDGYTLISPMQSTSSYLLDMEGNIVHEWKTAGLPGLYAELLPNGNLLRGIRYEKKVPFGGVSGGLQEIDWDGNVVWEHRIYDDSRLSHHAFDRMPNGNTLIVAWEHKSCEEAEAKGRKPGTLPRPGEDTGHSPAYDGLWADYIVEVDKEGREVWSWHAWDHIGTGKDEFDINYRLPIKNYYGDSDWMHINSVRYNPETDQILISSRNFCEAFIVSHDAEGRVLWRFGNPASHGEGERPSFCNDGSQLLFGNHDATWLGNDRISLFDNGWQRPQANRSRAVVVDIPSGRITWEYAANNLNSFYSAYQGSAQHLQNGNVLITSTATGHIFEVTQDKRVVWEYVSPFMSNGEAKAMLTEEDATADPNGVKDINLTNNVVHRAFRYAPDYPGLAGRDLSRKTEVFPGAPKWHELFAEVSRLSSPINDR